Proteins co-encoded in one Pseudobdellovibrionaceae bacterium genomic window:
- the carA gene encoding glutamine-hydrolyzing carbamoyl-phosphate synthase small subunit, whose product MSSKGYLVLETGDVFSGKWNGGTARAGEIVFNTSHSGYEEMATDPSYFSQILVASAPMQGNYGVDDEVWESSQVHIRGFVCLEIQNTSRENSWLKRLTHKQVPVLSEVDTRALILTLREKGTTWGAIVEAEDAQEALGKSKQLIEQARKKEKDWVNLVSVKEPTTFKGQNPQGPRIAVMDFGSKMNIIRELQQRCSEVCMFPSRTSAAEIMEWSPDGLMLTNGPGDPADVEHAPQTVRELVGKLPIFGICMGHQILSLALGFETFKLRFGHRGSNHPVKDLVLNKVYMTAQNHGYAVRMPECPLPNAADIKITHVNLNDNTVSGIKSESLKCLSVQFHPESHPGPNDAALLFDYFMKEMVRG is encoded by the coding sequence ATGAGCAGTAAGGGATATTTAGTATTAGAAACAGGAGATGTGTTTTCTGGTAAATGGAACGGTGGTACTGCTCGTGCTGGAGAAATCGTGTTCAATACCAGTCACTCTGGATACGAAGAGATGGCAACAGACCCCAGTTACTTCTCACAGATCTTGGTGGCCTCTGCTCCCATGCAAGGTAACTATGGTGTAGATGACGAAGTGTGGGAGTCCTCCCAAGTGCACATTCGGGGTTTTGTGTGTCTTGAGATTCAAAACACCTCGCGAGAGAACTCTTGGCTTAAGCGTTTAACCCATAAACAGGTTCCTGTGCTGAGTGAAGTCGACACACGAGCCTTGATTCTGACTCTCAGAGAAAAGGGCACCACTTGGGGTGCTATCGTCGAAGCTGAAGACGCCCAAGAGGCTCTTGGAAAATCAAAACAGCTTATTGAACAGGCTCGTAAAAAAGAAAAAGACTGGGTGAATCTAGTCAGTGTAAAAGAACCCACGACTTTTAAGGGTCAAAATCCTCAAGGGCCACGCATTGCGGTGATGGACTTTGGTTCAAAGATGAACATCATCCGTGAATTACAGCAGAGATGTTCAGAAGTGTGCATGTTTCCTTCAAGAACTTCTGCCGCAGAGATTATGGAGTGGAGTCCCGATGGACTGATGCTCACGAATGGGCCTGGTGATCCTGCCGATGTCGAGCATGCTCCCCAAACAGTCAGAGAGCTTGTGGGGAAGCTACCTATTTTTGGAATATGTATGGGGCACCAGATTTTATCTTTGGCTCTGGGATTTGAAACTTTCAAATTGCGCTTTGGACATAGAGGAAGCAATCACCCTGTCAAAGATTTAGTTTTAAATAAGGTTTATATGACAGCACAAAACCATGGGTATGCGGTGAGAATGCCAGAATGCCCTCTGCCCAATGCTGCCGATATTAAAATCACCCATGTGAACCTTAATGATAACACAGTGTCGGGGATCAAAAGCGAAAGTTTAAAATGTCTTAGTGTGCAGTTTCACCCAGAAAGTCACCCAGGGCCCAATGATGCGGCTCTGTTATTTGATTACTTCATGAAGGAGATGGTTCGTGGTTGA
- the lepB gene encoding signal peptidase I yields MTTETKAPSRVKMRPTFWQVLSKLILFVLLLFSVRWFFFEPFVVPSGSMFPNLYVGDYIVVRKVFTGVKIPFTQTWLLGPRLPQRGQIVVFKSKDGGPYFVKRLIGLPGDQITMLGDQIVKINDIEVIEYGEGPKWEETYKELFDPDGSDGLKLFSEEIEQVRYLTMSRARGQEELPTTTHIVLDGELFFMGDNRNHSSDSRQWGSVPVGNMVGPAWRILLSCEKMNPRMDFCDLSSLRWDRVFKKL; encoded by the coding sequence TTGACCACAGAGACTAAGGCGCCATCTAGAGTTAAAATGCGACCTACATTCTGGCAGGTTTTATCCAAACTTATTTTATTTGTATTGCTGCTCTTTTCAGTGCGTTGGTTCTTTTTTGAACCTTTTGTGGTTCCCTCTGGCAGTATGTTTCCCAACCTGTATGTGGGTGACTATATCGTGGTAAGAAAAGTCTTCACGGGTGTCAAAATTCCATTTACTCAAACGTGGCTATTGGGTCCTAGACTGCCTCAAAGAGGGCAAATTGTAGTTTTTAAATCTAAAGATGGAGGCCCTTATTTTGTCAAAAGACTGATTGGGCTTCCTGGGGATCAGATCACAATGCTGGGTGACCAAATTGTAAAGATCAATGATATCGAAGTGATAGAGTATGGTGAGGGGCCAAAGTGGGAAGAAACTTATAAAGAGCTTTTTGACCCCGATGGCAGTGACGGGCTTAAGCTTTTTTCTGAAGAGATTGAGCAGGTCCGCTATCTCACTATGTCTAGGGCACGAGGACAGGAAGAACTACCTACGACCACCCATATTGTTCTAGATGGAGAGCTGTTTTTTATGGGAGATAACCGTAATCATTCCAGTGACAGCAGGCAGTGGGGCAGTGTGCCTGTGGGGAATATGGTGGGGCCAGCGTGGAGAATCTTGCTCAGCTGCGAAAAAATGAACCCTAGAATGGACTTCTGCGATCTGTCGAGTCTGCGCTGGGATAGAGTTTTTAAAAAACTCTAG
- the lepB gene encoding signal peptidase I, translating to MIQKMKDKKFWTEGLGSFVVAFAVALFFRWIFVEAYVIPSGSMLPSLLINDHIFVNKATYGVRIPFSKKWMVKFGGPERGEVAVFRNPENNLFYIKRVVGLPGDKVYYENGNLYVNDELVEKSVPEKHKSDWDWLKEKDFDHSNAGPMENYAHWEEHLGDYTYSVLLPKDAFEGEFGPYEVPPNHYFVMGDNRINSEDSRRMKEAFRYVPYENLIGKAMFVWLSCDKSFSLIRVCNPLTIRGTRFFHTVH from the coding sequence GTGATTCAAAAGATGAAAGACAAAAAATTTTGGACAGAGGGCCTTGGCTCATTTGTGGTGGCATTTGCAGTAGCTTTGTTCTTTCGGTGGATTTTTGTTGAAGCCTACGTCATTCCTTCAGGAAGTATGCTCCCTAGTTTATTGATCAACGATCATATTTTTGTGAATAAAGCCACTTATGGAGTGAGAATTCCATTTAGCAAAAAATGGATGGTGAAGTTTGGCGGCCCAGAGCGTGGAGAGGTTGCGGTTTTTAGAAACCCTGAAAATAACCTCTTCTACATTAAGAGAGTGGTAGGACTGCCTGGTGATAAAGTGTATTACGAAAACGGCAATCTGTATGTGAATGACGAACTGGTAGAAAAATCTGTACCTGAAAAACACAAGTCGGATTGGGATTGGCTCAAAGAGAAAGACTTTGATCATAGCAATGCGGGCCCTATGGAAAACTATGCTCACTGGGAAGAGCATTTAGGGGATTACACTTACAGTGTGCTGCTGCCTAAAGACGCCTTTGAGGGAGAGTTTGGCCCCTATGAAGTCCCGCCGAATCATTACTTTGTGATGGGAGATAATCGGATTAACTCCGAAGACAGCCGTCGCATGAAAGAGGCATTTCGTTATGTTCCTTATGAAAACTTAATTGGGAAAGCCATGTTTGTATGGCTCTCTTGCGATAAGAGCTTTAGTCTCATTCGTGTCTGTAATCCATTGACGATTCGGGGCACACGCTTCTTTCATACAGTGCATTAA
- the lepA gene encoding translation elongation factor 4: MSKNIRNFSIIAHIDHGKSTLADGILQFTGALSNRELKDQYLDSMEIERERGITIKAQTVRLNYKALDGKEYIINLIDTPGHVDFSYEVSRSLAACEGALLVVDAAQGVEAQTLANVYLALDNDLEIIPVLNKIDLPAANPDVVKEQIEDVIGLDTSEAILASAKAKIGIQDILEAVVKKIPPPQTDDLAPLRALIFDSWFDAYQGVITLIRVVEGSIKKGDVIKFMANDLVSHEVLKLGVFTPHPVELQELTAGEVGFVICGLKDLRQVQVGDTITTSKKGATVALAGFKKAKPMVFSGIFPIETPQFKELEEALQKLALNDSSLTFETEKSAALGFGFRCGFLGLLHMEIVQERLEREFNLDLITTSPTVVYKVYETNGTMNEIENPSDLPDASRIERVEEPYVTLSVHTPSEYVGSIIKLCEDKRGIQQKMEYILADKVMIVYELPLNEMVFDFYDRLKSMTKGFASMEYELSEYKISDLSKMDILINGEPVDALSVIVHKSKAQARGRDLAKKLKEIIPRQQYQVAIQAAIGAKIIARETIGALRKDVTAKCYGGDISRKRKLLEKQKEGKKRMKQIGKVEIPQKAFLAVLKSDS; the protein is encoded by the coding sequence ATGTCTAAAAATATTCGTAACTTTTCAATCATTGCCCATATTGATCATGGTAAGAGCACTTTGGCCGATGGCATTTTGCAGTTCACGGGGGCTTTGTCCAACCGTGAACTTAAGGATCAGTACTTAGACAGTATGGAGATTGAGAGGGAACGTGGGATCACGATTAAAGCTCAAACTGTACGTCTTAATTACAAAGCTTTAGATGGTAAAGAGTATATCATCAACTTGATTGATACCCCAGGGCACGTGGATTTTAGTTATGAAGTCTCACGTTCACTAGCTGCTTGCGAAGGGGCGTTACTAGTCGTGGATGCCGCCCAAGGTGTGGAGGCGCAAACTCTAGCTAATGTGTATTTGGCTTTGGATAACGATCTTGAGATCATTCCTGTACTTAATAAAATTGATTTACCTGCCGCTAACCCTGATGTGGTCAAAGAACAGATTGAGGATGTCATTGGACTCGATACCTCTGAAGCGATTTTAGCTAGTGCTAAAGCTAAGATTGGGATTCAAGACATTCTTGAGGCTGTGGTGAAAAAGATCCCTCCGCCGCAAACGGATGATCTTGCTCCTTTAAGAGCTTTGATTTTTGATTCGTGGTTTGATGCTTATCAGGGTGTCATCACTTTAATACGAGTGGTTGAGGGCTCTATCAAAAAGGGCGATGTGATCAAGTTTATGGCCAATGATTTAGTATCACATGAGGTGCTAAAGCTCGGGGTTTTCACCCCCCACCCTGTAGAGTTACAAGAACTGACCGCAGGTGAAGTGGGCTTTGTGATCTGTGGCCTTAAGGATTTAAGGCAGGTGCAAGTCGGGGATACGATCACTACCAGTAAAAAGGGAGCCACAGTGGCTCTAGCGGGATTTAAAAAAGCAAAACCCATGGTGTTTTCGGGCATCTTCCCTATTGAAACTCCTCAGTTCAAAGAATTAGAGGAGGCTTTGCAAAAGCTCGCTTTGAATGATTCTTCCTTAACCTTTGAAACGGAAAAGTCAGCGGCTTTAGGTTTCGGTTTTAGATGTGGGTTCTTAGGTCTCTTACACATGGAGATTGTGCAAGAGCGACTGGAAAGAGAATTCAATTTAGACCTGATCACCACATCACCTACTGTGGTTTACAAAGTTTATGAGACCAATGGTACGATGAACGAGATTGAAAACCCTTCTGATTTACCCGATGCCTCTCGTATCGAAAGGGTAGAAGAGCCTTATGTGACCTTGTCTGTGCACACTCCTTCAGAATATGTGGGAAGTATTATTAAACTTTGTGAAGACAAACGAGGCATTCAGCAAAAGATGGAGTACATCTTGGCTGACAAGGTGATGATTGTTTATGAACTTCCGCTTAACGAGATGGTGTTTGATTTCTATGACCGTTTGAAGTCCATGACTAAGGGTTTTGCTTCTATGGAGTATGAACTGAGTGAGTATAAGATTTCAGATTTATCTAAGATGGACATTTTGATTAACGGGGAGCCTGTGGATGCGCTTTCGGTCATTGTGCATAAATCCAAGGCTCAGGCCAGAGGGCGTGACTTGGCTAAAAAACTCAAAGAGATCATTCCGCGTCAGCAGTATCAAGTGGCCATTCAAGCCGCTATTGGAGCAAAGATCATTGCTAGGGAGACCATCGGGGCACTTAGAAAAGATGTTACCGCAAAGTGTTATGGTGGGGATATCAGCCGTAAGAGAAAACTTTTGGAGAAGCAAAAAGAAGGTAAAAAGCGCATGAAGCAGATTGGGAAGGTTGAAATTCCGCAAAAAGCTTTTCTTGCGGTCTTGAAGTCTGACAGTTAA
- the metK gene encoding methionine adenosyltransferase has translation MSQNYQFTSESVSEGHPDKVSDQISDSILDALLEQDPKSRVACETLVTTGLVVLAGEITTSANINFQDIVRNTIKEIGYDSSDIGFDYKACAIINAVGKQSADIAMGVDESSSKEMGAGDQGLMFGYAVNETPELMPLSIALSHKLVQQMAADRKAGVVPFLRPDSKSQVTVEYKEGKVSRIENIVISTQHSPDVSQGDIQGYVREQLIKQVIPSEYIDSKTKFFINPTGRFVVGGPTGDCGLTGRKIIVDTYGGHGAHGGGAFSGKDPSKVDRSAAYAARHVAKNIVAAGLADRILVQLSYAIGVAEPTNILVQDFGTAKVPSAQLEAAVRELWNLKPAGIIESFDLLKPIYKKTAAYGHFGRENEGFTWEKLDKVEALKSYV, from the coding sequence ATGAGCCAAAATTATCAATTCACCAGTGAATCCGTATCAGAAGGGCATCCAGATAAGGTCAGCGATCAGATCAGTGACTCCATCCTAGATGCCCTGTTAGAGCAAGACCCTAAAAGCCGTGTAGCCTGCGAAACACTAGTGACTACGGGACTGGTTGTGTTGGCAGGAGAAATCACCACTTCCGCAAATATCAATTTTCAAGACATAGTCAGAAACACAATTAAGGAGATCGGGTACGACTCCAGCGACATCGGCTTTGATTATAAAGCCTGTGCGATCATTAACGCTGTAGGCAAACAAAGTGCAGACATCGCCATGGGTGTTGATGAAAGCAGCAGCAAAGAAATGGGAGCAGGGGACCAAGGTTTAATGTTTGGCTATGCCGTCAATGAAACTCCAGAACTTATGCCTCTTTCTATAGCTTTATCTCATAAATTAGTGCAGCAGATGGCCGCAGATCGTAAGGCGGGTGTGGTGCCTTTCTTAAGGCCCGATAGTAAAAGCCAAGTCACGGTTGAGTACAAAGAGGGCAAAGTCAGTCGTATTGAAAACATTGTGATCTCTACCCAGCATTCTCCCGATGTCAGCCAAGGTGACATTCAAGGATATGTTCGCGAACAGTTGATCAAGCAGGTGATTCCTTCTGAGTACATTGACAGTAAGACTAAGTTTTTTATTAACCCCACAGGGCGCTTTGTAGTTGGTGGACCAACAGGGGACTGTGGTTTAACGGGTCGAAAGATCATCGTGGACACTTACGGTGGCCATGGAGCCCACGGTGGCGGGGCCTTTTCGGGGAAAGACCCTTCTAAGGTCGACCGTTCTGCCGCCTATGCGGCAAGACATGTAGCCAAAAACATTGTGGCCGCAGGGCTTGCAGATCGTATTCTGGTGCAACTGTCTTATGCCATTGGAGTGGCTGAACCCACTAATATTTTAGTGCAAGATTTTGGGACGGCGAAGGTGCCTTCGGCTCAGCTTGAGGCTGCGGTTCGTGAGCTTTGGAACCTTAAACCCGCAGGGATCATTGAAAGCTTTGACCTGTTAAAACCCATCTATAAAAAGACTGCTGCTTACGGCCATTTTGGTCGTGAAAACGAAGGCTTTACATGGGAAAAATTAGATAAGGTAGAAGCTTTAAAATCCTATGTCTAA
- a CDS encoding HPF/RaiA family ribosome-associated protein produces MRVNYTFRHRNWSNYLVDYANKKAEKLKRFETHKPFKVNVTFLDQKHERIVNLQVDCDGVLYIAKAITDDYFEAIDESFEKVLKQMERSHTKFKSGKMRRQKSRKAKEESLKRYASSRAA; encoded by the coding sequence ATGAGGGTCAACTATACATTCAGACATCGGAACTGGTCGAACTACTTGGTGGATTATGCCAATAAAAAAGCAGAAAAGCTTAAGAGGTTCGAAACGCATAAGCCCTTTAAAGTCAATGTTACTTTTTTGGACCAAAAACATGAACGCATTGTGAACCTGCAAGTCGATTGCGATGGTGTTTTGTATATTGCTAAGGCCATCACTGATGATTATTTTGAGGCCATTGATGAAAGCTTTGAAAAAGTTTTAAAGCAAATGGAAAGAAGCCATACGAAGTTCAAATCGGGCAAAATGCGCCGTCAGAAATCTCGTAAGGCCAAAGAGGAAAGTCTTAAAAGATACGCATCTAGCAGAGCGGCTTAG